A part of Drosophila bipectinata strain 14024-0381.07 chromosome 3L, DbipHiC1v2, whole genome shotgun sequence genomic DNA contains:
- the enc gene encoding protein encore isoform X3, with product MVTYHSAFPAASGNMKGKHLTRSHAMRESTSPPRTPTPRAAGDQPGELHEHNNNNAITNNNNNNNNNNTNSNNTNNNGNNNSKAQSTGRGNSPLMEAPAVIVTSQQQQQQQQQQQPMQQSPPKPPQNVPLSNEAEFPKLSPPKKSGGQHNRTNSNGSGMEYNNNNANKKFVVDLKSNGLDTSSKHHNNNSGNGNNSSTGVIYNSGMNYKAADRHERHDRHEMSSQNSNLSNNHDDEPYHYEPQRAGGGGGGGGKKHRANTNSKGNKPRLKNIGGSSSGSIDGSGNNGGGNNMTSNNANSNNSSNNTSGFISRVFHQSENSSEQYTDYGGTDLLMFFRDTLNKNPKDRNILLKIEKDLMEFVQENSRGCEYRFPPASSYNRMLIHRTAAFFGMEHNVDTETQQCVIVAVTKGTRIPEIRFQSLVRDDARKSILKRDTHSFDEVRPLAYLCPLSLDRKAKSFEEREEDYDRARSRIFSRTGTQDGYSGGGGDEDCYGGWDQQQQQQQKQSQPPRPKRPNGKMLQMQNVRSTESRDGMRSGGAVPKSHNFGNYGGPPGSGGPGNNNLPRGDSTNSNKSGRGGFTKQDSTGSTNTPWRLSPSSSGYKTRTQSVRSDSVTPSPTGYGSDRQTPELNHPNSSRLGGAGPGAGSGAATATAATSPMSVGGGAATGSGQPAAGSASGASGLVWAVTDIANVPVGSLLIDPQTLQPIVNADGSIYHYDPSNLPPNQALQHTGNQYQSQNQGNSSGGYNNYRKSSPHQQHLQQPPQQQQHHQQQQQPLPQQQYANTELSCSSTESYAEETHSPGMECSEGYESYEPLSLPQQQQQEDPGMKGDDCDSLASATACLSITTATSTKNYDRIEVQKYKNQATSPNIPACCAATGEKLEAESPVGVQEQEPEPIAGPSSSVSAASSAGSAELPTSQTPLTPVATQVNCDLQSVSPSSTPYSQCEAKTPNQSHGPSAVVEEPKTTTWTYTQSYQAPDGSTVFHTTTTPNGAAPYCATTYQQGPDGSIYAVPQGMVYAAYPQPGVGGAGAASQPLFQLTASSHPPAQTLFASPEAGGELPGGTYMIPVFDPAQQPREGLIQAQAIYQAGPGGPAATTVMPMAATAAYPTAQFATATAPNGAPIYQAPLIYSSEPNGGAQLQQLPMATYPIQYSYPYYPIPYYVPPQAVATAPMVAASQPPVGQAPLPPQAQATQPGGAAPGPPTVVSVSGPPHHQSHQPHHQPPQQSSSNGGSVVASNSYGGRVKRTPGGGSIHYNASYPPSSVAHASGGHHPAAGSAQLIAAPAASTTTYHALPTLTLAHGGAPAGSDLGGATAAHVYALPAQHATALIPTNIFPYAAAAAAAAAGPAGPQPAPQVVQQAPPPPPSAPHHLITAAPFYPASAGGMESQSAPSTPAAPGRQAPLFSTPPAPNNGSSGSSSAGGNGNGGGYHSNSSTPHYYQSQSSNEGGYSSYEKRNNGGAQSMGVRKPYHPGGYNPRHSVPMGGMPSGAKTPLLNSNNEPTPRASPSGVSMGGGPPSSGGGGGAGGSNSYHHRGPPPHAMGGAKQRENKPNQLPLISGPPPSYATGNPATGGAVSTTPSYESKPPVRLNAAAASFRSQKSMNQDFRRSVSQRNSPSANGGNGNGNGSHESSNNSPNSIAGSNNNSAANTPNAAPPPPPPATLVSHPGGYVVLDQSMNASPPSIYLGSSGGAGVAGVSGAGGAAGQAAAGSNGGGGNQHSGGARTHIPTAQLHHSAASAAAAAAAAGNQQATTAAVLSGVAAAALGGYNPNGASGVYFKYGQTYFAHPSVALPNSRRSPSNDIRPQMAQVAGMYPTMMIQARHPSRHPNPNYKGSRPR from the exons ATGGTGACATACCACAGCGCGTTCCCAGCAGCTTCT GGCAACATGAAGGGCAAACATCTCACACGCAGCCATGCCATGCGTGAGTCCACATCGCCGCCTCGCACGCCAACACCGCGGGCTGCCGGCGACCAGCCAGGAGAGCTCCACgagcacaacaacaacaatgccataaccaataacaacaacaacaacaacaataataatacgAATAGCAACAACACTAACAACAATGGGAATAACAACAGCAAAGCACAATCAACCGGAAGGGGCAACTCGCCGTTGATGGAGGCACCTGCCGTGATTGTCACTagtcagcaacagcaacaacaacaacaacagcagcagccgaTGCAGCAATCTCCTCCAAAGCCACCACAGAACGTTCCCCTCAGCAACGAGGCAGAGTTTCCGAAGCTGTCGCCGCCCAAGAAGTCCGGCGGGCAGCACAACCGCACCAACAGCAACGGCAGCGGCATGgagtacaacaacaacaacgccaACAAGAAGTTCGTGGTCGACCTGAAGTCCAACGGCCTGGACACCAGCAGTAagcaccacaacaacaacagcggcaacggcaacaactCTTCCACGGGCGTGATATACAACTCCGGAATGAACTACAAGGCGGCCGATCGGCACGAGCGACACGACCGCCACGAGATGTCCAGCCAGAACAGCAATCTGAGCAACAACCATGACGACGAGCCGTACCACTACGAGCCGCAGAGGGCCGgcggaggaggcggtggggGCGGCAAGAAGCACCGCGCCAACACCAACTCGAAGGGCAACAAGCCGCGCTTGAAGAACATCGGCGGCAGCTCCTCGGGCAGCATCGACGGCAGCGGCAACAACGGCGGGGGCAACAACATGACGTCCAACAACGCCAACTCGAACAACTCGAGCAACAACACCTCGGGCTTCATATCGAGGG TCTTTCACCAATCAGAGAACTCGAGCGAGCAGTACACGGACTATGGCGGCACCGATCTCCTGATGTTCTTCCGCGACACCCTCAACAAGAACCCCAAGGACCGTAACATTCTGCTGAAGATTGAAAAGGATCTAATGGAGTTTGTCCAGGAGAACAG CCGTGGCTGTGAGTACCGTTTTCCGCCAGCTTCCTCGTACAACCGGATGCTGATCCATCGCACCGCCGCCTTTTTCGGCATGGAGCACAATGTGGACACCGAGACGCAGCAGTGTGTGATCGTGGCCGTCACCAAGGGCACTCGCATACCAGAG ATCCGCTTCCAGTCGCTGGTGCGCGACGATGCTCGAAAGTCAATTCTCAAGAGGGACACCCACAGCTTCGACGAGGTGCGTCCTCTGGCATACCTGTGCCCCCTTTCCCTCGATCGCAAGGCCAAGAGCTTCGAGGAGCGGGAGGAGGACTACGACCGTGCGCGCAGCCGCATCTTCAGTCGCACTGGCACCCAGGACGGCTACTCCGGCGGCGGAGGCGACGAGGACTGCTATGGCGGCTGggatcagcagcagcagcaacagcagaagcAGTCCCAGCCCCCGAGGCCCAAACGTCCCAATGGGAAGATGCTGCAGATGCAGAATGTAAGG TCCACGGAATCTCGCGATGGCATGCGATCGGGCGGGGCTGTGCCCAAGTCCCACAACTTTGGCAACTATGGAGGGCCACCAGGCTCTGGAGGTCCTGGCAACAATAACCTGCCGCGCGGCGACTCCACCAACTCGAACAAGAGTGGACGCGGCGGCTTCACCAAGCAGGACTCTACTGGCAGCACCAACACTCCCTGGCGCCTGTCGCCTTCCAGCAGTGG CTACAAGACGCGGACGCAGTCCGTGCGCTCCGATTCCGTCACTCCCTCACCCACCGGCTACGGCAGCGACAGGCAGACGCCGGAGCTGAATCATCCGAATTCCAGCCGGCTGGGTGGTGCAGGTCCAGGCGCAGGGTCAGGTGCCGCAACAGCCACAGCAGCCACATCACCAATGAGCGTCGGTGGCGGAGCAGCTACTGGATCCGGGCAGCCGGCTGCTGGATCGGCCTCGGGAGCATCGGGACTAGTGTGGGCCGTCACCGACATCGCGAACGTGCCAGTTGGCAGCCTCCTCATTGATCCGCAAACCCTCCAACCAATTGTCAATGCAGACGG TTCTATTTATCACTACGACCCGTCCAACCTGCCGCCCAATCAGGCGCTCCAGCATACGGGAAACCAATACCAGTCCCAGAACCAGGGCAACTCATCCGGTGGCTACAACAACTACCGCAAGTCCTCGCCCCACCAGCAGCACTTGCAGCAGCcaccccagcagcagcaacaccaccagcagcagcagcaaccgcTGCCACAGCAGCAATATGCCAACACCGAGTTGTCCTGCAGCTCCACGGAGAGCTACGCCGAGGAGACCCATTCGCCCGGCATGGAGTGCTCCGAGGGATACGAGAGCTACGAGCCGCTGTCgttgccgcagcagcagcagcaggaggatCCGGGGATGAAGGGTGATGATTGTGATAGCCTGGCCAGTGCCACAGCTTGCCTGAGCATTACCACCGCCACGTCCACAAAGAACTATGACCGCATCGAGGTGCAAAAGTACAAGAACCAGGCCACCAGTCCCAACATACCCGCCTGTTGTGCAGCGACGGGCGAGAAGCTGGAGGCGGAGTCACCCGTCGGGGTACAGGAGCAGGAACCGGAGCCGATTGCAGGTCCCTCGTCCTCTGTCTCGGCGGCATCCTCTGCCGGAAGTGCCGAACTGCCAACCAGCCAGACGCCCTTGACCCCAGTAGCCACTCAGGTGAACTGTGACCTGCAGTCCGTTTCGCCGAGCTCCACGCCGTACAGCCAGTGCGAGGCGAAGACCCCCAACCAGAGTCACGGTCCCAGTGCGGTCGTCGAGGAGCCGAAGACCACCACCTGGACGTACACGCAGAGCTACCAGGCGCCGGATGGTTCCACGGTCTTTCACACCACCACGACGCCCAACGGGGCTGCGCCCTACTGCGCCACAACATATCAGCAAGGG CCCGATGGCAGCATCTATGCGGTGCCCCAGGGCATGGTCTATGCCGCCTATCCCCAACCTGGCGTTGGTGGGGCCGGGGCCGCCTCGCAGCCGCTCTTCCAGCTGACAGCCAGCAGCCATCCGCCCGCCCAGACACTGTTCGCTTCGCCCGAAGCGGGTGGTGAGCTGCCCGGCGGCACCTACATGATACCTGTCTTCGATCCGGCCCAGCAGCCGCGTGAGGGCTTGATCCAAGCACAAGCCATCTACCAGGCCGGACCGGGTGGACCCGCGGCCACCACAGTGATGCCGATGGCGGCCACAGCCGCCTACCCGACAGCCCAGTTTGCCACGGCAACAGCCCCGAACGGAGCGCCCATTTACCAGGCGCCGCTAATCTACTCCAGTGAGCCGAACGGCGGGGCacagctgcagcagctgccCATGGCCACTTACCCGATTCAATACTCCTATCCGTACTACCCCATCCCGTACTACGTGCCCCCGCAGGCTGTGGCCACGGCGCCCATGGTGGCAGCCTCTCAGCCGCCAGTGGGACAGGCGCCACTCCCCCCACAAGCTCAAGCCACACAGCCGGGAGGAGCAGCCCCAGGACCACCCACAGTGGTATCCG TTTCCGGTCCACCACATCACCAGTCGCATCAGCCACACCACCAACCCCCTCAACAGTCCTCGAGCAACGGGGGATCGGTGGTGGCCTCCAACAGCTATGGCGGACGCGTAAAACGTACGCCTGGGGGCGGTTCCATCCACTACAATGCTAGCTACCCGCCCAGCTCGGTGGCCCATGCCAGTGGTGGGCATCATCCGGCGGCGGGATCCGCCCAGCTGATCGCTGCCCCCGCTGCCAGCACAACCACATATCATGCGCTGCCCACATTGACGCTCGCCCATGGTGGTGCACCGGCTGGCTCGGATCTCGGTGGCGCAACAGCGGCGCACGTGTATGCGCTGCCCGCTCAGCATGCCACCGCGCTGATCCCAACGAACATCTTCCCATACGCGgctgcagcagcggcggcagcagccgGTCCAGCGGGTCCACAGCCCGCCCCCCAGGTGGTGCAGCAGGCGCCTCCCCCGCCGCCATCGGCTCCACATCATCTGATCACTGCAGCCCCGTTCTACCCGGCCAGTGCTGGAGGGATGGAATCGCAGTCGGCACCCAGTACGCCAGCGGCTCCGGGACGTCAAGCTCCTTTGTTCAGCACACCACCGGCTCCGAATAACGggagcagcggcagcagcagtgcCGGAGGAAACGGCAATGGCGGTGGGTACCACAGCAATAGCTCCACTCCACACTACTACCAGAGCCAGAGCAGCAATGAGGGCGGCTACTCCTCGTACGAGAAGCGGAACAATGGCGGTGCGCAGTCCATGGGTGTGCGAAAGCCCTACCATCCGGGCGGCTACAACCCCAGGCACTCGGTGCCAATGGGAGGAATGCCCTCCGGTGCCAAGACACCGCTGCTCAACTCCAACAACGAGCCCACACCGCGAGCCTCGCCCAGTGGTGTTAGCATGGGCGGAGGACCCCCTTCATCCGGGGGCGGTGGTGGAGCAGGAGGCAGCAACAGCTACCACCACCGGGGACCACCCCCGCACGCAATGGGCGGAGCCAAGCAGCGGGAGAACAAGCCGAACCAGCTTCCACTGATCAGTGGACCACCGCCCAGCTATGCGACGGGCAATCCGGCCACCGGGGGCGCAGTGAGCACCACGCCCAGCTACGAGTCCAAGCCGCCAGTGCGCTTGAACGCCGCAGCGGCCAGCTTCCGCAGCCAGAAGTCCATGAACCAGGACTTTAGGCGCAGCGTCTCCCAACGCAACTCACCGAGTGCTAACGGCGGCAACGGGAACGGAAACGGCAGCCACGAGAGCAGCAACAACTCGCCCAACAGTATTgctggcagcaacaacaacagcgccGCCAACACTCCCAATGCTGCACCGCCTCCGCCGCCACCCGCCACTCTGGTCAGCCATCCCGGCGGCTATGTGGTCCTGGATCAGTCCATGAACGCCTCGCCGCCGTCGATCTACCTGGGTAGCAGTGGTGGTGCTGGAGTAGCTGGCGTCTCTGGAGCGGGTGGCGCTGCGGGACAGGCTGCTGCTGGCTCGAACGGAGGCGGCGGTAACCAGCACTCCGGAGGCGCCCGCACGCACATTCCCACAGCCCAGCTGCATCACAGTGCTGCCTccgcggcggcggcagcagcagccgctggCAACCAGCAGGCCACCACGGCGGCGGTTCTGAGCGGCGTGGCCGCGGCCGCCCTAGGTGGCTACAATCCGAACGGCGCGTCCGGCGTGTACTTCAAGTATGGCCAGACGTACTTTGCGCAC CCCTCGGTGGCCTTGCCCAACAGTCGACGATCGCCCTCAAACGATATCCGGCCGCAAATGGCGCAGGTGGCCGGCATGTATCCCACAATGATGATACAAG CTCGTCATCCCAGCCGCCATCCGAACCCGAACTACAAGGGTTCGCGTCCGCGGTAA
- the enc gene encoding protein encore isoform X5, with product MSSTKSQVALATNIPTNLSSAASASTAAAAAAVVVVASASANAAVASTTSGSGSPSGRAGSPPATAAAAATSSNSVASNNCNSGEECQTGAGGAANLGRQNSFGNRRGNMKGKHLTRSHAMRESTSPPRTPTPRAAGDQPGELHEHNNNNAITNNNNNNNNNNTNSNNTNNNGNNNSKAQSTGRGNSPLMEAPAVIVTSQQQQQQQQQQQPMQQSPPKPPQNVPLSNEAEFPKLSPPKKSGGQHNRTNSNGSGMEYNNNNANKKFVVDLKSNGLDTSSKHHNNNSGNGNNSSTGVIYNSGMNYKAADRHERHDRHEMSSQNSNLSNNHDDEPYHYEPQRAGGGGGGGGKKHRANTNSKGNKPRLKNIGGSSSGSIDGSGNNGGGNNMTSNNANSNNSSNNTSGFISRVFHQSENSSEQYTDYGGTDLLMFFRDTLNKNPKDRNILLKIEKDLMEFVQENSRGCEYRFPPASSYNRMLIHRTAAFFGMEHNVDTETQQCVIVAVTKGTRIPEIRFQSLVRDDARKSILKRDTHSFDEVRPLAYLCPLSLDRKAKSFEEREEDYDRARSRIFSRTGTQDGYSGGGGDEDCYGGWDQQQQQQQKQSQPPRPKRPNGKMLQMQNSTESRDGMRSGGAVPKSHNFGNYGGPPGSGGPGNNNLPRGDSTNSNKSGRGGFTKQDSTGSTNTPWRLSPSSSGSIYHYDPSNLPPNQALQHTGNQYQSQNQGNSSGGYNNYRKSSPHQQHLQQPPQQQQHHQQQQQPLPQQQYANTELSCSSTESYAEETHSPGMECSEGYESYEPLSLPQQQQQEDPGMKGDDCDSLASATACLSITTATSTKNYDRIEVQKYKNQATSPNIPACCAATGEKLEAESPVGVQEQEPEPIAGPSSSVSAASSAGSAELPTSQTPLTPVATQVNCDLQSVSPSSTPYSQCEAKTPNQSHGPSAVVEEPKTTTWTYTQSYQAPDGSTVFHTTTTPNGAAPYCATTYQQGPDGSIYAVPQGMVYAAYPQPGVGGAGAASQPLFQLTASSHPPAQTLFASPEAGGELPGGTYMIPVFDPAQQPREGLIQAQAIYQAGPGGPAATTVMPMAATAAYPTAQFATATAPNGAPIYQAPLIYSSEPNGGAQLQQLPMATYPIQYSYPYYPIPYYVPPQAVATAPMVAASQPPVGQAPLPPQAQATQPGGAAPGPPTVVSVSGPPHHQSHQPHHQPPQQSSSNGGSVVASNSYGGRVKRTPGGGSIHYNASYPPSSVAHASGGHHPAAGSAQLIAAPAASTTTYHALPTLTLAHGGAPAGSDLGGATAAHVYALPAQHATALIPTNIFPYAAAAAAAAAGPAGPQPAPQVVQQAPPPPPSAPHHLITAAPFYPASAGGMESQSAPSTPAAPGRQAPLFSTPPAPNNGSSGSSSAGGNGNGGGYHSNSSTPHYYQSQSSNEGGYSSYEKRNNGGAQSMGVRKPYHPGGYNPRHSVPMGGMPSGAKTPLLNSNNEPTPRASPSGVSMGGGPPSSGGGGGAGGSNSYHHRGPPPHAMGGAKQRENKPNQLPLISGPPPSYATGNPATGGAVSTTPSYESKPPVRLNAAAASFRSQKSMNQDFRRSVSQRNSPSANGGNGNGNGSHESSNNSPNSIAGSNNNSAANTPNAAPPPPPPATLVSHPGGYVVLDQSMNASPPSIYLGSSGGAGVAGVSGAGGAAGQAAAGSNGGGGNQHSGGARTHIPTAQLHHSAASAAAAAAAAGNQQATTAAVLSGVAAAALGGYNPNGASGVYFKYGQTYFAHPSVALPNSRRSPSNDIRPQMAQVAGMYPTMMIQARHPSRHPNPNYKGSRPR from the exons ATGAGTTCCACAAAATCTCAAGTAGCCCTAGCTACAAATATTCCAACCAACTTATCCTCTGCCGCCTCTGCCTCAACCGCGGCCGCTGCGGCcgccgttgttgttgttgccagtgccagtgccaacGCCGCCGTTGCCTCAACCACATCCGGGTCAGGATCGCCATCGGGCCGAGCAGGATCGCCTCCAgctacagcagcagcagcagccacatccTCCAATTCGGTGGCAAGCAACAACTGCAACTCCGGGGAAGAGTGCCAGACGGGGGCCGGCGGAGCAGCCAACTTGGGACGTCAGAACAGTTTTGGCAACAGACGA GGCAACATGAAGGGCAAACATCTCACACGCAGCCATGCCATGCGTGAGTCCACATCGCCGCCTCGCACGCCAACACCGCGGGCTGCCGGCGACCAGCCAGGAGAGCTCCACgagcacaacaacaacaatgccataaccaataacaacaacaacaacaacaataataatacgAATAGCAACAACACTAACAACAATGGGAATAACAACAGCAAAGCACAATCAACCGGAAGGGGCAACTCGCCGTTGATGGAGGCACCTGCCGTGATTGTCACTagtcagcaacagcaacaacaacaacaacagcagcagccgaTGCAGCAATCTCCTCCAAAGCCACCACAGAACGTTCCCCTCAGCAACGAGGCAGAGTTTCCGAAGCTGTCGCCGCCCAAGAAGTCCGGCGGGCAGCACAACCGCACCAACAGCAACGGCAGCGGCATGgagtacaacaacaacaacgccaACAAGAAGTTCGTGGTCGACCTGAAGTCCAACGGCCTGGACACCAGCAGTAagcaccacaacaacaacagcggcaacggcaacaactCTTCCACGGGCGTGATATACAACTCCGGAATGAACTACAAGGCGGCCGATCGGCACGAGCGACACGACCGCCACGAGATGTCCAGCCAGAACAGCAATCTGAGCAACAACCATGACGACGAGCCGTACCACTACGAGCCGCAGAGGGCCGgcggaggaggcggtggggGCGGCAAGAAGCACCGCGCCAACACCAACTCGAAGGGCAACAAGCCGCGCTTGAAGAACATCGGCGGCAGCTCCTCGGGCAGCATCGACGGCAGCGGCAACAACGGCGGGGGCAACAACATGACGTCCAACAACGCCAACTCGAACAACTCGAGCAACAACACCTCGGGCTTCATATCGAGGG TCTTTCACCAATCAGAGAACTCGAGCGAGCAGTACACGGACTATGGCGGCACCGATCTCCTGATGTTCTTCCGCGACACCCTCAACAAGAACCCCAAGGACCGTAACATTCTGCTGAAGATTGAAAAGGATCTAATGGAGTTTGTCCAGGAGAACAG CCGTGGCTGTGAGTACCGTTTTCCGCCAGCTTCCTCGTACAACCGGATGCTGATCCATCGCACCGCCGCCTTTTTCGGCATGGAGCACAATGTGGACACCGAGACGCAGCAGTGTGTGATCGTGGCCGTCACCAAGGGCACTCGCATACCAGAG ATCCGCTTCCAGTCGCTGGTGCGCGACGATGCTCGAAAGTCAATTCTCAAGAGGGACACCCACAGCTTCGACGAGGTGCGTCCTCTGGCATACCTGTGCCCCCTTTCCCTCGATCGCAAGGCCAAGAGCTTCGAGGAGCGGGAGGAGGACTACGACCGTGCGCGCAGCCGCATCTTCAGTCGCACTGGCACCCAGGACGGCTACTCCGGCGGCGGAGGCGACGAGGACTGCTATGGCGGCTGggatcagcagcagcagcaacagcagaagcAGTCCCAGCCCCCGAGGCCCAAACGTCCCAATGGGAAGATGCTGCAGATGCAGAAT TCCACGGAATCTCGCGATGGCATGCGATCGGGCGGGGCTGTGCCCAAGTCCCACAACTTTGGCAACTATGGAGGGCCACCAGGCTCTGGAGGTCCTGGCAACAATAACCTGCCGCGCGGCGACTCCACCAACTCGAACAAGAGTGGACGCGGCGGCTTCACCAAGCAGGACTCTACTGGCAGCACCAACACTCCCTGGCGCCTGTCGCCTTCCAGCAGTGG TTCTATTTATCACTACGACCCGTCCAACCTGCCGCCCAATCAGGCGCTCCAGCATACGGGAAACCAATACCAGTCCCAGAACCAGGGCAACTCATCCGGTGGCTACAACAACTACCGCAAGTCCTCGCCCCACCAGCAGCACTTGCAGCAGCcaccccagcagcagcaacaccaccagcagcagcagcaaccgcTGCCACAGCAGCAATATGCCAACACCGAGTTGTCCTGCAGCTCCACGGAGAGCTACGCCGAGGAGACCCATTCGCCCGGCATGGAGTGCTCCGAGGGATACGAGAGCTACGAGCCGCTGTCgttgccgcagcagcagcagcaggaggatCCGGGGATGAAGGGTGATGATTGTGATAGCCTGGCCAGTGCCACAGCTTGCCTGAGCATTACCACCGCCACGTCCACAAAGAACTATGACCGCATCGAGGTGCAAAAGTACAAGAACCAGGCCACCAGTCCCAACATACCCGCCTGTTGTGCAGCGACGGGCGAGAAGCTGGAGGCGGAGTCACCCGTCGGGGTACAGGAGCAGGAACCGGAGCCGATTGCAGGTCCCTCGTCCTCTGTCTCGGCGGCATCCTCTGCCGGAAGTGCCGAACTGCCAACCAGCCAGACGCCCTTGACCCCAGTAGCCACTCAGGTGAACTGTGACCTGCAGTCCGTTTCGCCGAGCTCCACGCCGTACAGCCAGTGCGAGGCGAAGACCCCCAACCAGAGTCACGGTCCCAGTGCGGTCGTCGAGGAGCCGAAGACCACCACCTGGACGTACACGCAGAGCTACCAGGCGCCGGATGGTTCCACGGTCTTTCACACCACCACGACGCCCAACGGGGCTGCGCCCTACTGCGCCACAACATATCAGCAAGGG CCCGATGGCAGCATCTATGCGGTGCCCCAGGGCATGGTCTATGCCGCCTATCCCCAACCTGGCGTTGGTGGGGCCGGGGCCGCCTCGCAGCCGCTCTTCCAGCTGACAGCCAGCAGCCATCCGCCCGCCCAGACACTGTTCGCTTCGCCCGAAGCGGGTGGTGAGCTGCCCGGCGGCACCTACATGATACCTGTCTTCGATCCGGCCCAGCAGCCGCGTGAGGGCTTGATCCAAGCACAAGCCATCTACCAGGCCGGACCGGGTGGACCCGCGGCCACCACAGTGATGCCGATGGCGGCCACAGCCGCCTACCCGACAGCCCAGTTTGCCACGGCAACAGCCCCGAACGGAGCGCCCATTTACCAGGCGCCGCTAATCTACTCCAGTGAGCCGAACGGCGGGGCacagctgcagcagctgccCATGGCCACTTACCCGATTCAATACTCCTATCCGTACTACCCCATCCCGTACTACGTGCCCCCGCAGGCTGTGGCCACGGCGCCCATGGTGGCAGCCTCTCAGCCGCCAGTGGGACAGGCGCCACTCCCCCCACAAGCTCAAGCCACACAGCCGGGAGGAGCAGCCCCAGGACCACCCACAGTGGTATCCG TTTCCGGTCCACCACATCACCAGTCGCATCAGCCACACCACCAACCCCCTCAACAGTCCTCGAGCAACGGGGGATCGGTGGTGGCCTCCAACAGCTATGGCGGACGCGTAAAACGTACGCCTGGGGGCGGTTCCATCCACTACAATGCTAGCTACCCGCCCAGCTCGGTGGCCCATGCCAGTGGTGGGCATCATCCGGCGGCGGGATCCGCCCAGCTGATCGCTGCCCCCGCTGCCAGCACAACCACATATCATGCGCTGCCCACATTGACGCTCGCCCATGGTGGTGCACCGGCTGGCTCGGATCTCGGTGGCGCAACAGCGGCGCACGTGTATGCGCTGCCCGCTCAGCATGCCACCGCGCTGATCCCAACGAACATCTTCCCATACGCGgctgcagcagcggcggcagcagccgGTCCAGCGGGTCCACAGCCCGCCCCCCAGGTGGTGCAGCAGGCGCCTCCCCCGCCGCCATCGGCTCCACATCATCTGATCACTGCAGCCCCGTTCTACCCGGCCAGTGCTGGAGGGATGGAATCGCAGTCGGCACCCAGTACGCCAGCGGCTCCGGGACGTCAAGCTCCTTTGTTCAGCACACCACCGGCTCCGAATAACGggagcagcggcagcagcagtgcCGGAGGAAACGGCAATGGCGGTGGGTACCACAGCAATAGCTCCACTCCACACTACTACCAGAGCCAGAGCAGCAATGAGGGCGGCTACTCCTCGTACGAGAAGCGGAACAATGGCGGTGCGCAGTCCATGGGTGTGCGAAAGCCCTACCATCCGGGCGGCTACAACCCCAGGCACTCGGTGCCAATGGGAGGAATGCCCTCCGGTGCCAAGACACCGCTGCTCAACTCCAACAACGAGCCCACACCGCGAGCCTCGCCCAGTGGTGTTAGCATGGGCGGAGGACCCCCTTCATCCGGGGGCGGTGGTGGAGCAGGAGGCAGCAACAGCTACCACCACCGGGGACCACCCCCGCACGCAATGGGCGGAGCCAAGCAGCGGGAGAACAAGCCGAACCAGCTTCCACTGATCAGTGGACCACCGCCCAGCTATGCGACGGGCAATCCGGCCACCGGGGGCGCAGTGAGCACCACGCCCAGCTACGAGTCCAAGCCGCCAGTGCGCTTGAACGCCGCAGCGGCCAGCTTCCGCAGCCAGAAGTCCATGAACCAGGACTTTAGGCGCAGCGTCTCCCAACGCAACTCACCGAGTGCTAACGGCGGCAACGGGAACGGAAACGGCAGCCACGAGAGCAGCAACAACTCGCCCAACAGTATTgctggcagcaacaacaacagcgccGCCAACACTCCCAATGCTGCACCGCCTCCGCCGCCACCCGCCACTCTGGTCAGCCATCCCGGCGGCTATGTGGTCCTGGATCAGTCCATGAACGCCTCGCCGCCGTCGATCTACCTGGGTAGCAGTGGTGGTGCTGGAGTAGCTGGCGTCTCTGGAGCGGGTGGCGCTGCGGGACAGGCTGCTGCTGGCTCGAACGGAGGCGGCGGTAACCAGCACTCCGGAGGCGCCCGCACGCACATTCCCACAGCCCAGCTGCATCACAGTGCTGCCTccgcggcggcggcagcagcagccgctggCAACCAGCAGGCCACCACGGCGGCGGTTCTGAGCGGCGTGGCCGCGGCCGCCCTAGGTGGCTACAATCCGAACGGCGCGTCCGGCGTGTACTTCAAGTATGGCCAGACGTACTTTGCGCAC CCCTCGGTGGCCTTGCCCAACAGTCGACGATCGCCCTCAAACGATATCCGGCCGCAAATGGCGCAGGTGGCCGGCATGTATCCCACAATGATGATACAAG CTCGTCATCCCAGCCGCCATCCGAACCCGAACTACAAGGGTTCGCGTCCGCGGTAA